One Armatimonadota bacterium genomic window carries:
- a CDS encoding carboxymuconolactone decarboxylase family protein: MRADYRAINPDAIRGLASVGKHLDAIDTSLRALLELRVSQINGCAYCVDKHANESREAGESQQRLDCLPVWEESELFSDDECAALAWAEVLTGLADRYDTAEAYENLTKYFSEEEIVAITLVVATMNAWNRIGVGFDLKPIYRE; the protein is encoded by the coding sequence ATGCGTGCCGACTATCGCGCCATCAATCCAGATGCCATCCGGGGCCTGGCCTCGGTTGGTAAGCATCTCGACGCTATCGATACTTCCCTTCGAGCTTTGCTGGAGCTTCGCGTCTCCCAAATCAATGGGTGCGCATACTGCGTGGACAAGCATGCAAACGAATCGAGGGAAGCGGGCGAGAGCCAACAAAGATTGGACTGTCTGCCAGTTTGGGAAGAATCGGAACTGTTCAGCGACGACGAATGCGCAGCGTTGGCATGGGCGGAAGTGCTGACCGGCCTCGCTGACCGATACGACACTGCTGAGGCTTACGAGAACCTGACCAAATATTTCTCAGAAGAGGAAATCGTCGCTATTACGCTCGTGGTCGCGACCATGAACGCGTGGAACCGGATCGGAGTAGGATTCGACCTCAAGCCGATCTATCGGGAGTGA
- a CDS encoding EamA family transporter, translating to MLHVLWAPVNLMIGRARETGFSPLGIGCVRWLSLALLLSALLLSPDFRRFSGYKSMPKRDWAKSLLIGFLFFGPAHLLYYSSMGLTSEVEGTVLLTTSPLWTAIMSFFLLKDEAMSPRRWSAILLSFVGAYIVAVGFKIPDMLGHTKGNLMFGSGVIIECFMGIIAARISRRTSGVSVLVGQMWGGAAAFWLAAAVLGSSLPLTVPAFSFGTFYPMLYLILISGIVTFTIWYRIVETSPLTLLVVAIAVQPPIATLLSWAVDHKIPSQNTVIGAVVILAALVLGFLGEKAHLEPSLDPPGPAG from the coding sequence GTGCTGCACGTCCTCTGGGCGCCCGTCAACCTGATGATTGGTCGTGCTCGTGAGACCGGCTTCTCACCGCTCGGCATCGGCTGCGTGCGATGGCTCTCCCTTGCGCTCCTACTTTCAGCTCTGCTTCTGTCGCCCGACTTTCGCCGGTTCAGCGGATACAAATCGATGCCGAAAAGGGACTGGGCAAAGTCACTGCTGATCGGCTTTCTATTTTTTGGCCCGGCGCACCTGCTGTATTACTCTTCGATGGGACTGACCAGCGAGGTCGAAGGCACCGTGCTCCTCACCACCTCGCCGCTTTGGACCGCTATCATGTCGTTCTTTCTGTTGAAGGACGAGGCAATGTCGCCACGACGATGGTCGGCCATTTTGCTCTCATTTGTGGGCGCCTATATCGTGGCTGTCGGGTTCAAGATTCCCGACATGCTAGGGCACACGAAGGGCAACCTGATGTTCGGCTCGGGAGTCATCATCGAGTGCTTTATGGGGATCATCGCCGCGCGGATTTCGCGTCGCACCTCCGGCGTTTCCGTCCTCGTAGGTCAGATGTGGGGCGGTGCCGCCGCATTTTGGCTAGCCGCCGCAGTTCTCGGCTCTTCCCTGCCGCTTACCGTGCCCGCCTTTTCATTCGGCACCTTCTATCCGATGCTCTACCTGATCCTGATCTCAGGAATCGTGACCTTCACGATTTGGTATCGCATCGTCGAGACTTCCCCGTTGACCTTGTTAGTGGTCGCGATAGCGGTTCAACCGCCGATCGCCACCCTGCTCAGTTGGGCCGTCGATCACAAGATTCCTTCACAAAATACGGTCATCGGTGCCGTCGTTATTTTGGCCGCTCTGGTGTTAGGATTCCTTGGTGAGAAGGCGCATCTAGAGCCAAGTCTCGATCCTCCCGGTCCGGCTGGCTAA
- a CDS encoding peptidoglycan DD-metalloendopeptidase family protein, with the protein MIGAFIFATAQTWAAYGKFPPPVAPFVNHNLPLARVHLPMVFPLIGSCSYNDDYNTQRSGFHHTAIDIRARKMTPIVAPISGVVGFKVHTFWIYGSDGWKVLGTHLNDDTPGTNDGKDNFDFMFAPNLRFGDHVQSGQLIGYVGDSGDATGPHLHFELFSPKGIRNPYPSLKAAMKTAWPVRIIRNLEAAPESGQERYEVCKRNWVHLTGSFYGMLTAKQYDNGRVITTKSPSFVTFKFPQDLVDQIDVDSWPTDRPASIYFRREGDQTVVTKIVQPDN; encoded by the coding sequence ATGATTGGCGCTTTTATCTTTGCTACTGCCCAAACGTGGGCCGCTTACGGAAAATTTCCGCCTCCCGTCGCGCCGTTCGTGAACCACAATCTTCCGCTCGCACGGGTACACCTGCCGATGGTCTTTCCGCTGATCGGATCGTGTTCATACAACGACGATTACAACACTCAGCGAAGCGGCTTCCACCACACCGCCATCGACATCCGTGCCCGAAAAATGACGCCGATCGTCGCACCCATTTCCGGCGTGGTCGGTTTCAAAGTTCACACGTTTTGGATTTATGGCTCCGATGGATGGAAGGTCCTGGGAACCCACCTTAACGACGATACGCCCGGCACCAACGACGGCAAAGATAACTTCGACTTTATGTTTGCACCGAACTTGCGATTCGGCGACCACGTCCAATCGGGACAACTGATCGGATACGTCGGCGACTCGGGCGATGCCACCGGCCCGCATCTGCACTTCGAGTTATTCTCGCCCAAAGGCATTCGCAACCCTTATCCATCCCTCAAAGCCGCGATGAAAACCGCCTGGCCGGTTCGTATCATCCGCAACTTGGAAGCTGCTCCCGAAAGCGGGCAGGAACGCTACGAGGTCTGCAAGCGAAATTGGGTGCATTTGACCGGCTCCTTCTACGGAATGCTGACCGCGAAGCAGTACGATAATGGACGAGTGATCACCACCAAGTCCCCCAGCTTCGTCACGTTCAAGTTTCCCCAGGACCTTGTCGATCAAATCGACGTCGATTCTTGGCCCACCGATCGACCGGCGTCGATCTACTTTCGCCGAGAAGGCGACCAAACCGTCGTCACCAAAATAGTCCAACCGGATAATTGA
- a CDS encoding citrate synthase (catalyzes the formation of citrate from acetyl-CoA and oxaloacetate) — MSDSVADKYPNYSPGLEGVIAGISSISDIDSDRSSLQYRGYDVHDLAEKGSYEEVAFLLLYKKLPTQAELDGFKGVLAAEREIPEYIYDILAKLPKNTHPMDMVRTAYSALAPSDPDYTKPSTDHEANVRKAVRIIAKASTIVGNGHRIRQGLSPLKPNASHGIAENFLHLFSGETPVPKTVEVMDASLCLYAEHGFNASTFANRVTVSTLSDLYSGVVTGIGTLRGPLHGGANEEAMHMILEIGEPSKAQAWIDDAIANKKKIMGFGHREYKNGDSRAFYMSKVAKELGVEKGNTKFSEIADILETTMREKKGIFPNVDFPSAYAYYLLGIPIDLYTPLFVVARLAGYTSHAIEQLDGNRLIRPKCIYDGAKNLEYVPISQRQ; from the coding sequence ATGAGTGACAGTGTTGCCGACAAATATCCTAACTACAGCCCGGGCCTAGAAGGCGTCATCGCCGGCATTAGCAGCATCTCCGATATCGATAGCGACCGAAGCAGTCTTCAGTACCGCGGATACGATGTCCACGACCTCGCGGAGAAGGGAAGTTATGAGGAAGTCGCTTTCCTGTTGCTGTACAAGAAGCTGCCGACCCAGGCCGAGCTCGATGGATTCAAGGGAGTGTTGGCCGCTGAGCGAGAGATTCCCGAATACATCTACGATATTCTCGCCAAGCTTCCCAAGAACACCCACCCCATGGACATGGTTCGCACCGCCTACTCGGCGCTTGCACCATCCGATCCGGACTACACCAAGCCGTCTACCGACCACGAAGCCAATGTCCGCAAGGCGGTTCGCATCATTGCAAAGGCTTCGACAATCGTGGGCAATGGCCACCGAATTCGTCAGGGTTTGAGCCCGCTGAAGCCGAATGCTTCGCACGGCATCGCCGAAAACTTTCTCCACCTGTTCAGCGGCGAGACCCCAGTTCCGAAGACGGTTGAAGTCATGGACGCATCGCTCTGTCTTTACGCCGAACACGGTTTCAACGCTTCGACGTTTGCCAATCGAGTCACCGTTTCGACGCTGAGCGACCTGTATTCCGGCGTCGTGACTGGCATCGGTACTCTCCGAGGTCCGCTGCATGGCGGCGCGAACGAGGAAGCCATGCACATGATTCTCGAAATTGGTGAGCCAAGCAAGGCTCAAGCTTGGATCGATGACGCTATCGCCAACAAGAAAAAGATTATGGGCTTTGGCCACCGCGAGTACAAGAATGGCGACAGCCGCGCATTCTACATGTCGAAGGTTGCCAAGGAACTCGGCGTCGAGAAGGGGAACACCAAGTTCAGCGAGATCGCCGATATTTTGGAAACGACGATGCGCGAGAAGAAGGGAATCTTCCCGAATGTGGACTTCCCTTCGGCTTACGCTTACTACCTTTTGGGGATTCCGATCGACCTTTATACGCCGCTCTTCGTGGTAGCACGGCTGGCCGGATACACGTCCCACGCGATCGAACAGCTCGATGGCAATCGCCTCATCCGTCCGAAGTGCATCTACGACGGCGCGAAGAATCTCGAGTACGTTCCTATTAGTCAGCGACAATAA
- the purD gene encoding phosphoribosylamine--glycine ligase, with the protein MRILVIGSGGREHALAWKLAEEAEVICAPGNAGITEDVECANVSTMDFASILGLVRDRAVDLVVVGPEDPLVMGLADALRDQGIPTFGPGRAAAQLEGSKAFSKAMMMRAGVPTAGYQTFIDGTAAKEYCRRMFGEERQVALKASGNALGKGVIVCSMLEQALEGVDQLRALGEAGRTLVIEERLIGREFSLLTLVSDDGIHSLPIAQDYKRVFDGDEGSNTGGMGSYSPLDWVEPGLVEQVEKEVVLPVVKALQEDKISYRGVLFSGLMVTADGPKCIEYNVRFGDPETQTVLRRLGPGLSEALFACAQGAPIPAIPVLPDKAITVVLASGGYPGEYAKGKPIEIGKLDPAVKVFHAGTAKKDGQLVTNGGRVLGVSAVGATAEVARSLAYEAIGKISFDGMHFRKDIGA; encoded by the coding sequence GTGCGAATACTCGTAATCGGCAGCGGCGGACGGGAACATGCTCTTGCTTGGAAGCTAGCCGAAGAAGCCGAAGTGATCTGCGCCCCCGGGAATGCCGGTATCACCGAGGACGTAGAGTGTGCGAACGTCTCGACCATGGATTTCGCGTCGATCCTTGGGCTGGTGAGAGACCGCGCCGTCGACCTGGTGGTTGTCGGTCCAGAAGATCCCCTCGTGATGGGGCTAGCCGATGCCCTGCGAGACCAAGGGATTCCCACTTTTGGGCCTGGTCGAGCGGCAGCCCAGTTGGAGGGGTCGAAGGCATTTTCCAAAGCAATGATGATGCGCGCCGGAGTTCCGACGGCGGGCTACCAAACCTTTATCGATGGGACGGCGGCAAAAGAGTATTGCCGGCGGATGTTCGGCGAGGAGCGGCAAGTGGCACTGAAGGCCAGCGGTAACGCCCTGGGCAAAGGCGTCATCGTTTGTTCCATGCTAGAACAGGCACTGGAGGGTGTCGATCAATTGCGAGCCCTGGGCGAGGCGGGTCGAACGCTGGTCATCGAAGAACGTCTGATCGGTCGCGAGTTTAGTTTGCTGACGCTGGTTTCGGACGACGGCATCCACAGCCTGCCGATCGCCCAAGACTACAAGCGCGTGTTTGACGGCGACGAAGGGTCGAATACAGGCGGAATGGGCTCATACTCGCCGCTCGATTGGGTTGAGCCAGGGCTGGTCGAGCAGGTTGAGAAGGAAGTGGTTTTGCCCGTGGTGAAAGCTCTCCAGGAAGACAAAATTTCGTATCGTGGCGTGCTGTTCAGCGGTTTGATGGTGACAGCGGACGGTCCAAAGTGCATTGAATACAATGTGCGTTTTGGCGACCCGGAAACGCAAACCGTTTTGCGGCGTCTTGGGCCAGGATTATCCGAAGCTCTTTTTGCCTGCGCCCAGGGCGCGCCGATTCCGGCGATACCGGTCTTGCCAGACAAAGCCATCACCGTAGTCTTGGCTAGCGGTGGATATCCGGGTGAATACGCGAAGGGCAAACCAATCGAGATTGGCAAACTTGATCCGGCAGTCAAGGTTTTTCATGCAGGTACGGCGAAGAAGGATGGCCAACTGGTGACCAATGGAGGGCGTGTGCTAGGAGTTTCGGCTGTGGGGGCCACGGCCGAAGTGGCTCGGAGCCTGGCATACGAAGCCATCGGAAAAATATCCTTCGATGGAATGCACTTCCGAAAGGATATTGGAGCGTAG
- a CDS encoding DUF814 domain-containing protein, with the protein MKRIQFEAITLAAVCTDLAKCLGSKVQAVRQPNENEIVIELYGRGEVRHLLICGHPEFFRVHFVSRRPTTLPSPPQFCTALRTNLVGLHLESVTMVKSDRLLCLDFEGWKLYAELMGKHSNVILVNENNTVLGAMKWVGRSKSKRPIQPQQKYELPPVLRDRPDLSEFAGPPTGVEPRQVVAEPSAWKPGLSMSAGAYPFDLSATYSDWVPAESISRALEDFYLVEVQRQEIESKRSWLSSQVERVLLAREVALASLLEAREAGGKAAKWQRYGELLLAYAGMVGEGSETTDLFDYDGSPLTIKLDPGLDAKDNALRYFEKAKKAKGRQGLVSEQIERIEASAAALRKTLAEIEEAHSVQILEGIEEEVRKNRWLHEQPVAKGGTAERPYEGHKIREILGPSNYRILYGDTAEANDYLTLRVAKSNDYWLHVRGHTSAHVVIQTHNQPDKVGREVLLAAAKIAVQHSNQKHAGYVPVDYTLKKYVRKLKGAPKGTALYVNEKTLHVEG; encoded by the coding sequence TTGAAGCGAATTCAGTTTGAGGCGATCACTCTTGCGGCAGTCTGTACGGACCTAGCAAAATGTCTGGGTTCCAAAGTTCAGGCCGTTCGACAGCCGAACGAAAATGAGATTGTCATCGAACTGTATGGAAGGGGTGAAGTTCGTCACCTGTTGATCTGTGGACACCCGGAGTTCTTTCGCGTCCATTTTGTTTCCCGTCGCCCCACCACCCTGCCATCTCCGCCGCAGTTCTGCACGGCATTGCGGACGAATCTCGTGGGTCTGCATTTAGAGTCGGTGACGATGGTGAAGAGTGACCGACTGCTTTGCCTCGACTTCGAGGGTTGGAAGTTGTACGCAGAACTCATGGGCAAGCACTCCAACGTCATCTTAGTCAACGAAAATAATACGGTGCTGGGAGCCATGAAGTGGGTGGGACGATCGAAGTCCAAACGTCCAATTCAGCCACAACAGAAGTATGAACTTCCGCCTGTACTTCGCGATCGGCCAGACCTGAGCGAATTCGCCGGACCTCCCACGGGAGTTGAGCCGCGCCAAGTGGTTGCGGAACCTTCTGCATGGAAACCAGGATTGTCCATGTCGGCCGGTGCCTACCCATTCGATCTCTCTGCTACCTATTCGGACTGGGTTCCGGCTGAGTCCATCAGTCGAGCCCTGGAAGATTTCTACCTAGTCGAGGTTCAGCGGCAGGAGATCGAAAGCAAGCGGAGTTGGCTTTCGTCGCAGGTCGAACGCGTTTTACTGGCTCGTGAGGTTGCGCTTGCTAGTCTGTTGGAGGCGAGAGAAGCGGGCGGCAAGGCGGCCAAATGGCAGCGTTACGGAGAACTATTGCTCGCCTACGCGGGCATGGTCGGAGAAGGATCGGAGACGACCGATCTCTTCGATTACGACGGTTCCCCACTGACCATCAAGCTCGATCCTGGACTCGACGCTAAAGACAACGCGCTTCGCTATTTCGAAAAGGCGAAGAAGGCAAAAGGGCGGCAAGGCTTGGTGAGCGAGCAAATCGAGCGAATCGAGGCGAGCGCAGCGGCTTTGCGGAAGACATTGGCTGAGATTGAAGAGGCTCATTCAGTCCAAATCCTTGAAGGAATCGAGGAGGAGGTGCGGAAGAATCGGTGGCTCCACGAACAACCGGTTGCAAAGGGCGGTACCGCCGAACGCCCCTATGAGGGGCACAAAATCCGTGAAATCCTGGGCCCAAGCAACTACCGAATCCTGTATGGTGATACCGCCGAAGCGAACGACTACCTGACTCTGAGGGTAGCCAAGAGCAATGACTATTGGCTCCACGTTCGGGGTCACACCTCGGCACATGTGGTAATCCAAACCCACAACCAGCCCGACAAGGTGGGTAGGGAAGTCCTTTTGGCGGCGGCCAAGATCGCAGTTCAGCACTCGAACCAAAAGCACGCGGGCTACGTTCCGGTGGACTATACGCTCAAGAAATATGTACGGAAACTGAAGGGTGCGCCGAAGGGCACGGCGCTTTATGTCAACGAGAAAACCCTTCATGTCGAAGGTTAG
- a CDS encoding c-type cytochrome, whose product MSFHKSHVSARTVRSGAVFIVALACFGCGIVLDSTVPSVSTATTQASDEDFGDQPIRPISEIKGLNKDQVELGKKLFLDKRLSKDNTVACASCHGLSTGGCDQKSHSTGINGAIGGINAPTVLNSGHNFIQFWDGRAPSLEAQVNGPTHHPKEMGSNWKEIIGKLNSDPAMVDEFKKAFGTGITEDAVRTAIANFERSLTTLNAPFDRYLKGDKTALSPAAIRGYETFKKIGCSSCHQGENVGGNMFAKLGEMDDYFAARKDITDADAGRFAVTKREKDKGVFRVPTLRNVELTHPYFHDGSVDSLDMAVQLMGYYQLGRVMDKNDVGDIVEFLKSLTGEQPETAK is encoded by the coding sequence ATGAGTTTTCACAAGTCACATGTGTCTGCTCGGACGGTCCGGTCGGGAGCAGTCTTCATTGTCGCGCTCGCATGTTTTGGGTGCGGAATCGTCCTCGATTCCACCGTTCCAAGCGTGTCGACGGCGACAACACAGGCTTCCGATGAGGATTTTGGCGATCAGCCAATTCGTCCGATCAGCGAAATTAAGGGTCTCAACAAAGATCAGGTTGAGCTCGGTAAAAAGCTATTTCTTGATAAGCGTCTTTCGAAGGACAACACCGTTGCGTGTGCGTCCTGCCACGGCCTTTCCACAGGAGGTTGCGACCAGAAGTCGCACTCAACCGGCATCAATGGTGCGATCGGAGGTATCAATGCCCCGACCGTGCTCAATTCAGGCCACAATTTCATCCAGTTCTGGGATGGCCGCGCCCCTAGCCTTGAGGCTCAGGTCAACGGTCCCACACACCACCCGAAGGAGATGGGTTCCAATTGGAAGGAGATCATCGGCAAGTTGAACAGCGACCCCGCCATGGTGGACGAGTTCAAGAAGGCATTTGGGACTGGCATCACCGAGGACGCGGTTCGCACTGCGATTGCAAACTTCGAGCGATCCTTAACGACACTTAACGCCCCCTTCGACCGATACCTGAAGGGAGATAAGACCGCCCTTAGCCCAGCAGCGATTCGCGGCTACGAAACCTTCAAGAAGATCGGCTGCTCATCGTGTCATCAAGGCGAAAACGTAGGCGGAAACATGTTTGCCAAGCTTGGCGAAATGGACGACTACTTTGCCGCCCGCAAAGATATCACGGACGCCGATGCCGGCCGATTCGCCGTCACCAAGCGAGAAAAGGACAAAGGCGTTTTCCGGGTACCCACGCTCCGCAATGTCGAACTCACGCATCCTTACTTTCATGACGGCTCAGTCGATTCGCTCGACATGGCCGTACAGCTTATGGGCTACTACCAGCTTGGCCGGGTGATGGACAAGAACGACGTTGGCGACATCGTCGAATTCCTGAAGTCTCTCACCGGAGAGCAGCCGGAGACCGCGAAATGA
- a CDS encoding adenylosuccinate lyase produces MIDRYSTAAMDQIWSRQAKYEQWKQVEIAICLGWGEAGVIPEADLGEICSKSTFTLDRCDELEKETRHDLVAFVRCLEENVGPAGRWIHYGVTSYDVIDTALGMMLRDSCDVLISSAHELRDVLNQLAEKHISTPEIGRTHGIHAEPITFGFKVSNWMAELDRNIGRLKTCREELRYGKISGAVGIHAVVDPPMEKSVLEKLDLLPEPASTQIINRDKHANFLNTLALMGAGLERIATELRNLQRTEILEVQEAFAAGQTGSSAMPHKRNPWNSETVCGLARLLRGNAHAMLESVATWHERDLTNSSLERIIFPDSCHLADFMLNRLTRILSGLVVFPDTMSANLRKMGDLVFSEHLMVALVGKGLSRAAAYKVAQRNAAKAWEGHDFKQSVIDDEDVKANLSAEEIEHVFSLDHHLRNAAYTLEAVRTAAT; encoded by the coding sequence ATGATTGACCGGTATTCCACCGCCGCAATGGACCAAATTTGGTCGCGACAAGCCAAGTACGAACAGTGGAAACAGGTCGAGATCGCCATCTGCCTGGGTTGGGGTGAGGCCGGGGTCATTCCTGAAGCCGACCTAGGAGAAATCTGCTCGAAATCGACGTTCACACTCGACCGATGCGACGAGTTGGAGAAGGAAACCCGACACGATCTCGTGGCCTTCGTTCGATGTTTGGAAGAGAACGTTGGACCTGCTGGACGGTGGATTCACTACGGCGTCACGAGCTACGACGTGATCGACACCGCCCTTGGCATGATGCTCCGCGACTCGTGCGATGTGCTCATCTCCTCGGCTCACGAGCTTCGCGATGTGCTCAATCAACTCGCCGAAAAGCACATTTCCACGCCCGAAATTGGCCGAACCCACGGCATTCACGCCGAGCCAATCACTTTTGGGTTCAAGGTTTCGAACTGGATGGCTGAGCTCGACCGCAACATCGGCCGCCTGAAAACCTGCCGCGAAGAGCTACGTTACGGAAAGATCAGCGGCGCGGTGGGCATCCATGCCGTCGTCGATCCTCCGATGGAGAAGTCCGTCCTTGAGAAGCTGGACTTGCTTCCTGAACCGGCGTCCACCCAGATCATCAACCGCGATAAGCACGCCAATTTCCTCAACACGCTCGCCCTTATGGGGGCCGGATTGGAGCGAATCGCGACCGAGCTTCGAAACCTCCAGCGAACCGAGATACTAGAAGTCCAAGAGGCCTTTGCCGCTGGTCAGACCGGCAGCAGCGCGATGCCCCACAAGCGCAATCCTTGGAACAGCGAGACGGTGTGCGGCCTAGCGCGCCTGCTTCGTGGCAACGCCCATGCGATGCTAGAAAGCGTGGCCACTTGGCACGAGCGAGACCTCACCAACTCGTCTTTGGAGCGCATCATCTTCCCCGATTCCTGCCACCTGGCCGATTTCATGCTCAACCGCCTCACCCGAATTCTAAGCGGGCTCGTCGTCTTCCCGGATACCATGAGCGCCAATCTGCGAAAGATGGGCGATCTCGTCTTCAGTGAGCACCTGATGGTTGCGCTAGTAGGAAAGGGTCTCAGCCGTGCAGCGGCGTATAAAGTGGCTCAGCGCAATGCGGCAAAGGCATGGGAAGGCCATGACTTCAAGCAGTCAGTCATCGATGATGAAGACGTGAAAGCCAACCTATCCGCTGAAGAGATCGAGCATGTCTTTTCACTGGACCATCACCTTCGGAACGCGGCGTACACGTTGGAAGCTGTCCGCACCGCCGCAACCTAA
- the trpB gene encoding tryptophan synthase subunit beta, whose translation MILRPDSRGRFGSFGGRYVPETLMPALEQLEKEFDAAWADESFRAEYMRLLTEYVGRPSALTEARNLSEDTGFHVTIKREDLNHTGAHKINNAIGQALLAVRMGKKRIIAETGAGQHGVASATACALLGLQCEVYMGEEDIKRQELNVFRMKLLGAKVHSVSSGTKTLKDALNEAMRDWVTNVESTHYIIGTAAGPHPYPYMVREFHRVIGEEARSQYVERYGVTPDAIIACVGGGSNAIGFFVGFYGDDNVRMIGVEAGGHGLSSGEHAAPLTAGSPGVLHGSYSYLMQDENGQVIGTHSVSAGLDYPGVGAEHSYLKDLGRAEYVAVTDDEALDALQWCARREGLIPALESAHAFAALKIPGLIKPGSRVIVNMSGRGDKDMVTVANILKL comes from the coding sequence ATGATTCTTCGCCCCGATTCGCGCGGACGGTTCGGCAGCTTCGGCGGGCGCTATGTGCCCGAAACCCTGATGCCAGCCCTCGAACAGCTTGAGAAAGAGTTCGATGCCGCTTGGGCGGACGAGTCTTTCCGCGCCGAGTACATGCGGCTATTGACTGAATATGTCGGTCGCCCTTCAGCTCTGACGGAGGCGCGCAACCTCAGCGAAGACACCGGTTTCCACGTGACCATCAAGCGGGAAGACCTCAACCACACTGGCGCCCACAAGATCAACAACGCGATCGGCCAAGCTCTCTTGGCGGTTAGAATGGGCAAAAAACGCATCATCGCCGAGACCGGAGCTGGTCAGCATGGCGTCGCCTCGGCGACCGCCTGCGCTCTGCTCGGTTTGCAGTGCGAGGTGTACATGGGCGAGGAAGACATCAAGCGTCAGGAATTAAATGTCTTTCGCATGAAGCTGTTGGGTGCCAAGGTGCATTCGGTTTCGAGTGGCACCAAGACACTGAAGGATGCGCTGAACGAAGCGATGCGGGACTGGGTCACGAACGTCGAGTCGACCCACTATATCATCGGCACGGCGGCCGGGCCGCACCCCTATCCGTACATGGTTCGTGAGTTCCATCGGGTTATCGGCGAGGAGGCCCGTTCTCAGTATGTGGAGCGATACGGGGTAACACCTGACGCGATCATTGCGTGCGTGGGCGGTGGAAGCAACGCCATCGGGTTCTTCGTCGGCTTTTATGGAGATGACAATGTTCGCATGATTGGCGTCGAAGCCGGTGGACACGGCCTATCCAGCGGCGAGCACGCCGCGCCTCTGACCGCTGGTTCACCCGGCGTGCTTCATGGCAGCTATAGCTACCTAATGCAGGACGAAAATGGTCAGGTTATTGGCACGCACTCTGTGTCGGCGGGCTTGGACTACCCCGGCGTTGGGGCCGAACACTCGTACCTGAAGGATTTGGGCCGAGCCGAATACGTTGCGGTGACGGATGACGAAGCTCTCGACGCGCTTCAGTGGTGCGCAAGACGAGAGGGCCTGATTCCGGCGCTGGAGAGCGCACATGCGTTCGCGGCGCTGAAGATTCCCGGTCTGATCAAACCCGGCTCGCGGGTGATCGTGAACATGAGCGGCCGGGGCGACAAAGACATGGTCACCGTCGCCAACATCCTGAAGCTGTAG